The segment TCCTTTTTTATACTAAATAAAGCACTCATTCCAGCTGAACCTGCTGACGTTTCCATGGTCACTTTTACTCGAAAAACTAACTTTATGAAAGATTGTGCAACTAAACCGTGCTACTACGCCGAATTCATTTGTTGAATGCATAAGCCATTGAAAAACTGTTTGGTAATCCTCAAGCTTACTTTTGTAAAATGTACTTCGCATTACATCTATCAATCATGTAAAAACATTTTCTATTTCTTCAAAAgcacattttttttactttgcaCTCGGGTTGTTACTTTCACAGCAGCCTATGAAATGTTATCGACATTGTAGTGCCAACGTAGTGATTAAATACGGAAAAAAGCGAGTCAAAGGCAGAAACCCAAAAAACCACACACGAATATTCATATATAATAGCCCTCACTGTTGTCTCTATTGATTTTGCGTAGTTCGCACGTTTTCCTGTTCCTGTGACACCGAACAAATCACAAAAATGCTGGTTTACgccaacaaaaaagttattttatttCGCAAAACAGTCGGAAATGGCCTCTGGTGGAAATAGCTTCTTGGTTTAATTTCATTTTACAATTGGTGGTCGATAATACAGAGTTCTACTGTGCATCAATTTGATCGAAACGGCAAGAAATACCAGCAAAACCACCAGAACTACATCTATACCTAACTCACTCACACTAATGACATGATGTATGTTAAAAAAACCTTACCTGAcgtcaaagtaaattgatatataccaggtatatgacaatgcgagctgtcatatacactttgcactaacacatctacactagttctgagatttcgagcattttgtatggaaaattagttattttttaaaaaaaatcgttggatacgcaagatttgtctttttttttcttacagcttttatgtttatgcttagaacattatttctggTATGTATTTTCATTAATACAATGAAgtacaacattccaaattgcaagcggaaattttttcgtcaaagcggtatcaagatatctcaaagaaatgtccttatatcgctttcctacaagtagtaaaacaaaaaagaaattctttaaaatgctcggacatgattgttcaataatcAGCATAAGCAACATTgtaatccgcccgcgatatttttcgtctgatttctggttagcttttaaagtgttaattatcatctaagactgttttgtagcaatctaagattactttttatggttttctacgtagtgttgagacaagagcatatatatcaaacaacgtgagcgggcaaatttatgataaaaaggtatcatcttggaatagtgacttcaacttaaggattttcaagcagtagcacaagcatctattcgaataaaactattttttaaaagaagacatcagaggcagatattcaagagcatcatgcaagcaaaatgttggacggaacgtgttttaatttaagcaaccgtataccgtattgatcgtgaagtattagaaacattaattcatttttcaattgtacatcgaaatagttagtcacccatgttctcaaattttttacgcataattaaagaaggctacaagtgcaaatgacttaaaaatatattccttacatttcattgtaaatggtcaaatatttctctggaataatatagctgcattcattaattacaattaatttagttttaattttcatgcaagttccaccatatttcagaactatttcttcttctttctacacacactaatgcaaccctcgatggtcacatacctgatatatatcaatttactttgacctGACGTGAATAAAATCCCAAAATATGTCAGAATCAATTCAACCGTAAACCAACAAAAGGGTAAAACAGGGTATTTATtatatacactcttaaatgattctacctgtaaattggtcggatttagttaaagttagattgaaactactcaaaatgcccttaaagtgtacaaactcagattttgagtagtttttcaaccaaaaaattggtagtaggaacttaaaattgcgttatttgtcatagagaataattcaattatcggtagcaagtagtcaaaattggttaaaatttctacccaaagtttgagtttgtacactttaagggcattttgagtagtttcaacctagctttaactaaatccgacctatttacaggtagaatcatttaagagtgtacactcttaaataaaTTTACCAAATCTGGCTTTTAgttttaagcggggtacgctgcgcCATCTGGACGTATACAGCACTCCTGCGCTAATAGCACGTTTTCTAGTCGCatcgtcttttaattgcacgtctgctagttgcacgatcgtgcaactaaaaagcagttatctgtcaaactacacgtggtttctcaggtggttgctataaacaaaaatgcagcgttgccgaatgcaaactctctatcttTGCCATGCGTATTGATATGTATTGATATCGATTGAGCTTAACCctttaacgggcaacatcgtaaaaacgatgcgatcaaacaaatgactatttttcatgaaagtacagaCAAaaaaagctcaagttttgattttcattcaaaactaattatctggaGGTGCCCTAGGtaagaaatagtccaatttgaatattttttgaaacgatggtttttacaattctcgcgtaacttttcaaaaggacctaagtaacaatgagagattctctttgtgcctcttctctttcggttgccacgacgatgcaaatgcactttaaaacatttgccttgcataaatcggtttctGGTGTTACTAGCTAACTAATCGTCAagaaaacttttgttgaaatgcatTATTGTCGTCGTAATAATCGAAAGAGAGGGagaccaaagagagtctctcaatgttacttaggtccttttgaaaagttacgcgagaattgaTTTTggggaaggaggggaaagagtggagaggaaggggggggggggggtaataggtagctacgcttaacaagttgtcgttgtgactcctatcttttgtccaatgctggaaggtgcatgggtcgaaccaagctaaaatcagagattataaccggatttgaacccacaacacctgccacgTTCCACTTaatctgatctgcaaaattaaacaatgtttacattttttacactcgaacaacaaacaatcatggatgtttccatagcaaCTCcatcagggcgaactcgacgctcctgcaacggctgtcaaaagattgtgcccacttgtgctcaatagccgccattatcgctcatgGAAAGCTGAATACGCGGCGAAGTGTGCGTAAAGataaatctagatagaattaacaaaagggcaaatgtaaacaaaacgagtgagagttattttttgctgggccagcataggaaaatcaactctcactcgggCTGCTTACGCTTCTTCTGATATCTTAGAAAAGTCcgaacccaagtaaccagtgggcacttaaaaaagcagaaatctagctttttattggCCTGTGGTGCACACCTTATCGTGCAGCCTTGATCTATATGCTTATAAAACGCTATTaaaaagccggttttggcgaaatagaCCTGCATTAGAGCttggagatttacaaatgtcataaaacgtaacgcctgttgcgtaacaaTTAATCGCAAAgcataaaaaatggaaaaaatatatgATCGTCCTTTGTTATCATCTTCCTTCTTCTGTTATCCTTATCTTCTGTTGatgtttcaagattgcttttttgtgattttttttctttggtgagaATTGAACCGCCAAATCTGTCAATTACACTCCCCCATATGTGGCTTTACAGGGATAgtgcaacgcctttaccagttgaacTGTAAACAGTAGTTGAGAGTCAGCTACCAATAGCTCCACTTAAACTACCGAAATTCTTcactcggatgtttgatttgcatAGCAAGGTGGAATGTAGGGAAAGATTCTATTTTTCCCATTTCTTCTATAGATCCAATTTTGAGGGAATTCCCttccttttattttgtttttatgtgGTGGCATACATATACAGAAATGTTGATTACATGTTATCCGCTTGCATATTCCATATATATTGGCCTAGCCAGCGTTGCTGATGTTGTTCAGGGTCTGCGTGAGCataaaagaaagggaagtatttttgctttcgtCAACACTCActcgttgacagttcggcacgagatttcctgtaagtgcaacgtgcgagcagcctacactcaaaataatccacacgtcctttccacgtgaaaaatcacgtaaatttctctacagggatttacgtgactttcaggtgattgttattggaaaaaataataacatctatctgattttcacgttaacgcattagtatgcatgcgaactacctgaaaatcacgtaaatagtacaggaaaagctgggtggaaaatattcacataacttttcaggtaacttcgacgtgaaatatattttgagtgtacgaaATCTCTTTCGCTGCTGGTATAGGTGAACAAAAActtcattcgacaagtagttggcgccgcggtaaaaatgatgatatttttatttcgagctgtcaaaacacatagaaaactaaaatcataagaagcgaatttgaattttttttaaatacgccccaagtaaccacaagcattaacgcataaccccatattggctgtagctcggcatcgctaataccagacagcggtatatcagcaattcgcatggttaaaacttttgtataaacattgctaatgcgcttaagcattatcgtaaattagcattattaaaaacactatttgcgtatataatgttacaatatgttgcttacaagctttaggacaaatctttaaaacgtaccataaatgttaataaaatgcttatacctgacttcgtttttgcttatttacggccactactcatgctctgtttcaccaactgctgctgtcttttttcaaccaaCTGAATTCTAAAATGAACTACGAACGACGAtttaagtacgactaattacaacccactcatctataacagctgttgttaagatatcaaaggcgccagcaaatgaaccatgcagggatacacgcacccaggttcaagtctcattaaaggtaatatttgaatttgaaatgcaaaaaaaatccattcgtcgtaaataatgGAGTAACGAATAGCTTGAGAAGCTGCTAGAATCAGcggacttaaaaaataaatatgaaaatatatatttatttttgtcctTTGACACGCTCgccgaattgatgtttttatatttttttcgcaaacaaactaaaaataacgatatgtcgataatgcagacgaagcgatgtttaattcaagccgtaatggtgctttagcaattgctattataatgcagctttaatttgacaatagtggggcccttttccactttattactgcatttattGTGCATGTAAGtaaataatacattatatgatatactttgtagcgcactataaagcattacaattgaattgatataaagcttcgtggttacttggggcgctttggaatcaatcaaatgttatggttgggttagaaaataacatatatacttactataatttttatttgcctgcattttatttaaaaccatttataattttattacataataaatactaaacaataaggacattgattcagcatgccttggatgaaatattgttataattttgcttaaaatcattgaaattaccttaaacaatatataaacactttcatgaatatatctggatctaaatttttcggcccCGAACCTAAAAACATAAccacacacacctaaactaaatccgcccaagtaaccacaagcattaatgcataaccccatattggctgtagctcggcatcgctaataccagacagcggtatatcagcaattcgcatggttaaaacttttgtataaacattgctaatgcgtttaagcattatcgtaaattagcattattaaaaacactatttgcgtatataatgttacaatatgttgcttacaagctttaggacaaatctttaaaacgtaccgtaaatgttaataaaatgcttatacctgacttcgtttttgcttatttacggccactactccatactctgtttcacctaactgctgctgtcttttttcaaccaattgaattctaaaatcaactacgaacgacgatttaagtacgactaattccaacccactcatctataacagctgtggttaagatatcaaaggcgccagcaaatgaaccatgcagggatacacgcacccatcaggttcaagtctcattaaaggtaacatttgaaatgcaaaaaaaatccattcgtcgtaaataatgaagtaacgcatagcttgagaagctgctagaaccagcggacttaaaaaataaatatgaaatatatttatttttgtcttttgacacgccggccgaattgatgtttttatatttttttcgcaaacaggctaaaaataacgatatgtcgataatgcaggcgaagtgatgtttaattcatgccgtaatggtgctttagcaattgctattataatgcagctttaatttgacaatagtggggcccttttccactttattactgcatttattgtacatgtaagaaaataatacattatatgatatgctttgtagcgcactataaagcattacaattgaattgatatacagcttcgtggttacttgggcggatctcaatttacttgtcctaagtacagtggacccccgttcgtttgaacgattcctcatgcaaactaacggggttactttttaatttgaacaactggtaacccgaaatacgctgaaacctgtgtgaactggccgccctgatctttgttattgttttggtggtttgttttagttggcagttgcaagtgcgaatattgcattttccgatcggatttctctcttaatcgttaggaaaacgaaatgtgaaaccgaggGGAACGACAGAAGTAAAACAGGTTGAAGATTGATCTAGATTAGCTGAGATTGAAAGATTCCACTGCTTTCCTTGTTTTTGAATGGATTTTAGTAACTGATAGAAGATTGAAACAGATAggtgcaaaaaaaatcttagAACGATTATTTATCAGTGTATTAAGAATATACCATATATACATTTGTTTTCGTGTATTATTGATTAGTCCTTTGAACTGCTTTGAACGTCACATGCGTGGAAGGGGTGTAGGGAGTTGGACATTTCAAATCGCCATTTTGAATAGAACTGCGCTTTCTTAAAAAGACGAGGAAAATGGTAAATTAATAAATCTTTGTAAATCAAAAGTGCTTCTTTTTAAGTATATTTGATTTTTTGCAGGACGATTTTTGGGCTGCTATATCGAAAGATGTCGGATATATTCCAAAAGGCATACGAGATGTTTTAGAATATGTCGGTTTTATCAACGGCGCACTAGCCAATATTTCAGATGCGGAAATCAAGGCTATTGAGGAAGATGTGAAAACAGCTTCGCTCGAGAAAATGACTTTTGCTATAcaagaaaacatgaaaaaattcgATTCCCCTTCCGATTTCCATTTTCTGTCGGGAGATAGAGCGATCATAAAATTGATTGCAGGAACCGTCAAAAAACGAgggataaaatattatttgaagaaaaatgaagttTCCCTTCAAAACAAAGAGTTTGGTGCTGATCCGAAGTTAACAATTCGTCAAAAAATCGTTTCGTTTTATAGGAAAAGGTAAActaacattattttttattattatttctgttcttatgatgattattCGAACAGGTTCCATGAAGAAGAGCAATATCAGTTGATTTCAAGTTTAAACGATTTGGAAATACAAGTGGACAGTATTCCCGGCTTTAAACAGCGTGCGAAAATCAAATGTTCCTTTTGTAGTGTGCCAAATTACATCACCTGTCAACAGGAAAAagcaggatcctggaaaattacgaATTTTGTATCCCATTTAAAAAACCTTCACCAAATAGATTATCCTGCAGCGATGCCTAATCAAAATAAACAAGGTTGCCCGATTTCTCATAAAAAGTTAAAGACAACACATGCTTCTTATATCTCGGATTTAGAGCTTGACTGTTCAGTGCGCACGGTTAACAAAGAAGATACAATCGAAAGCAAAAGCCCGAATTTTCAAAGTTATTCTTCTTTATCCACAAATCAAAATGATTCTGTGGTGAGTGATATCGAACTTTTAGAGGTTTCGATTAACTCAAAAAGTGGACTCGATGAACAAGAAGTATCAGACAATCAAGTTTCTATCGAATATGTAGAGTATGATACTTCCGATGAAGCTGAAACCGAGCCATACGAGGAAAACTGGTCAAAAATTACTATGGGTGAGTTTCTGATCACGATGTTTACTAAGAATGAAActcaaaaaattttaattttatagaTACTACAAGCGGTGAAAATACAAAAGTCAATATAACAACTAATGACACCACAATCGACACAACAAACCTCACAGAGTATTTAAACCAGTAGGGCACTGTCCAAGGGCCATAAACAGTGCCACAGAGTCATCGGCCACTTTCACAGATTCAACAAAACGAAGCCCCactttaaaattattgcaatctCTTTCACAACGCTCTATGTATACCGAAGGCAAAGGAATGCGCTACACTCCTCTTGAAAAAGATTTCTTTACTTATAGGTAGGTTGtgggaaaataaacaaacatataAAATCTCACCCTTCACGTTAAATGCGATAGATTCATACAGGGAGGAAAGGAATTATACCAGTTTGATCGAGCAAACGCTCCTGCTCCACATCCCAGGACTATTCAGCGATATCTAAAAGCTAATTCAGAACATACTGAAGAAGGGCGCTTAATGATTAGTGAGCTGAAGCGGTACCTGCAACGCAATGGATATCCAATGAATGTATGCTGGAGCGAGGATGCCACCAGAATATCTGGTGGTGTTGAATATAAATCCATTAGTGATACGCTCACAGGTTTAGTGGCACCGTTAGATGAACATGGTATGCCACATACTAAGGCATTTAAATGTTCATCTCCATCGATGGTGATAAGTCATCTAAAAAATAATCCAATTGGCCGCAATGTGCAACTATGCATGGTACAGCCACTGGCAGAAAATGCAGCTCCGTTTTGTGTGCAATATTTTTGTACAGACaataaattttcctcgaacGATGTTTACCGAAAGTGGACATACATTAAGGATGAATTTTGTAAAGCTGGTATACGCATTGCGTGCAAAGCCACGGATGGAGATACTCGCTTCATTGGGGCTATGTTGAGAAAAATGAAATTACCCTTAGCAAAGGAAAACGTCTTCGGTAATTGGTTTATTGCGGCTTTAGATTTAGAAGAGATATGCGTACAGGATCCAACTCACCTTGCAAACAAATTTCGTGTCAGGCTTATGAAACAGGATAAGCAAATGATATTGGGTAGGCTAACTGTTACTTATTAATAAGGTACATTAAATTCAACAAATGTATTTTAGGCAATTACCGTATTTCTAAATTACACCTTGAAGAACTCATAAACAACGTTTCAAAAGACCAACATGGGTTAAACTACAGTGACATTAACGAAAAAGATAAAATGAAGTTCCGCCCTGTAGAAAAAATTACCTCAGCAGCAACAATTGAATGCATGAGACAAAATATTGTCGGGTCTGATGCAACAGTcgagtttttgaaaattatttcttatgttatatcaTCATTCATGTACGAGTCTTTGACTGTACAGGAACGCATATTTAGAATATGGTAAGAATTTCCATTCAAGTGTCTCTGTAGatgtgtagaaattaattttttattaggTTCTTTGAACGTACGATTAAGGCAACTAGTTGCTACATATTTGTACACAGAAGTCGCTTTTTCCGCAGATGTGCTCCAAGATTACCTCCcaattggcttcgaggtatgacgctggcctagtaagccagtcgtcgtatgttcgaatctcgactgggagaggctgttagagtcaataggatcgtagcaactggccctgcaattgtcctgcactctaacagctggctgcgaagtctgttgtataaaaacaggtcaagtttcgataacggaatgtagcacctaggctttgctttgatttgCTCCAAGAGTCTATTTTCACGCGTAGTTGAATTCCAAAACTGgtattttacacgaatttcagaatttacgcggaacgtgtTTTTCGCGTTAAAAGCACTTAAATAAATATTGATATTTCTACAATTTTGTATGAATTCTATGGTAAAAAAAATGTCTACTATTTAGAACTTAATTTGCAGGCCATATAATATTTCGTTATTAGATAATTTTAGAAAAGATTTCAAGTAGTCAAGATATAATTACAATTTCAGGTACGCTCTATTCATAACTCGTTCTTGGCGTAACTGGAGTattaaaaatttcaacaccattcAGCAATGTATAACGACAAATACATACTGGGGATTAGAGGTCAATGCCCATGCTCTGATTTTATATGTAATCCTCTGTCGTGATTTTGGAGTATATTTCGATATAAGGAAGTTACATAGTCAGACATGTGAAGGAATTTTTAGGGACGCTCGCGCTTTTACGTCAACTGAATCCACAGTCGTGAATTTTACGATACAAG is part of the Sabethes cyaneus chromosome 2, idSabCyanKW18_F2, whole genome shotgun sequence genome and harbors:
- the LOC128738681 gene encoding uncharacterized protein LOC128738681, which produces MYTEGKGMRYTPLEKDFFTYRFIQGGKELYQFDRANAPAPHPRTIQRYLKANSEHTEEGRLMISELKRYLQRNGYPMNVCWSEDATRISGGVEYKSISDTLTGLVAPLDEHGMPHTKAFKCSSPSMVISHLKNNPIGRNVQLCMVQPLAENAAPFCVQYFCTDNKFSSNDVYRKWTYIKDEFCKAGIRIACKATDGDTRFIGAMLRKMKLPLAKENVFGNWFIAALDLEEICVQDPTHLANKFRVRLMKQDKQMILGNYRISKLHLEELINNVSKDQHGLNYSDINEKDKMKFRPVEKITSAATIECMRQNIVGSDATVEFLKIISYVISSFMYESLTVQERIFRIWYALFITRSWRNWSIKNFNTIQQCITTNTYWGLEVNAHALILYVILCRDFGVYFDIRKLHSQTCEGIFRDARAFTSTESTVVNFTIQGFESRLNKIQTKRDIMHRENHIHFPRFRSSEPARDNILPDNFNISSTVEKAKNHAFISLRKLGLKDTEISFEQSIFLKKPKDKPSCECGSFEFVSIPEVPMNVEIYDAVDLFPNVGNELKLKNSVNFKNVFKIRNQSNKIVYVKKKTFIWMLTSGQQKCSTDRVHRFRDTAIATNDRKKRSANEIFADIMIGEFILLKTNGRLMICKVYGFNFLNGESCSLESMPVHVPRNVRPKGVALQGSLFIVNDRHGDFTLELVDNIHSVDIQSYKSHLVKPFTKSSELFYSQSTINYIDTFR